From Oscillospiraceae bacterium CM, a single genomic window includes:
- a CDS encoding DUF2512 family protein — translation MKHLVAILFKFVIVLVLLEILLNLMTALTVGQIFMISLAVTVVGYIIVDLLLLSHTNNMVATLCNAVLSFLTIYSFTFWSRYPSISVGAAIFSAIILAVGDWFFHRYLIRSIYPNRRKHHP, via the coding sequence TTGAAACATCTCGTGGCAATCCTTTTTAAATTTGTTATCGTCCTTGTTCTCTTGGAGATTCTTCTGAATCTGATGACGGCGCTCACAGTTGGCCAGATTTTCATGATCTCGCTGGCTGTCACTGTTGTGGGCTATATCATTGTTGACCTTTTGCTTTTGTCGCATACCAATAATATGGTCGCAACGCTCTGCAATGCCGTTTTGTCTTTTCTCACAATCTATTCCTTTACTTTCTGGTCAAGATATCCGTCTATTTCAGTCGGTGCCGCCATTTTCAGCGCCATCATCCTTGCCGTCGGCGACTGGTTCTTTCACAGGTACCTTATCAGATCCATCTATCCAAACCGCAGAAAGCATCATCCGTAA
- a CDS encoding 4Fe-4S binding protein: MESFNQLYKQMLKSAVKGEATVTETDAHLVDKLLHPEKHAPVWQQSPCDCKDGEEAPCTAACLYKAIRRDETGALMIDESLCVGCSACIQACKSGKLTQSKDILPVLEAVKKAPGTVYAMVAPSIIGQFGEAASAGRLRCAFKKIGFADMAEVALFADILTLKEALLFDREIITDTDYMLTSCCCPIWIAMVRRGYKQFVSHLPDLVSPMVACARVLKRLDPKAVTVFIGPCIAKKVEAREKDLQGIVDFVLTFEEMKDLFDAFEIDMAHLTAEPEEQSSRAGRIYGRTGGVSEAVSETVRRLRPGRHIVVKAVQADGTAACRKLLDDLKNDAVTANYLEGMGCDGGCVGGPKVLIEKDYGRRFVNDYGDEASFATPLENPAVLSLLKSLGFETAESLIEDEDIFVRQF; encoded by the coding sequence ATGGAATCCTTCAATCAGCTCTACAAACAGATGCTAAAATCGGCTGTCAAAGGCGAGGCGACCGTGACCGAAACTGACGCACACCTGGTGGACAAGCTCCTGCATCCTGAAAAACATGCGCCCGTCTGGCAGCAAAGCCCCTGCGACTGCAAGGACGGGGAAGAGGCCCCTTGCACCGCGGCGTGCCTTTATAAGGCCATCCGGCGTGATGAAACGGGGGCGCTTATGATTGACGAGAGCCTCTGCGTTGGCTGCTCAGCCTGTATTCAGGCTTGCAAGAGCGGCAAACTGACGCAAAGCAAAGATATTCTGCCCGTGCTTGAAGCCGTTAAAAAAGCGCCCGGTACCGTCTACGCGATGGTTGCACCATCGATTATCGGCCAATTCGGGGAGGCCGCCAGTGCCGGGCGGCTGCGGTGTGCCTTTAAAAAAATCGGATTTGCCGACATGGCGGAGGTCGCGCTGTTTGCCGATATTCTGACATTAAAAGAGGCTCTTTTGTTCGACCGGGAGATTATTACCGATACCGACTATATGCTCACGAGCTGCTGCTGCCCAATCTGGATTGCCATGGTGCGCCGCGGCTATAAACAATTCGTTTCGCATCTGCCAGACCTCGTCTCACCGATGGTGGCTTGCGCGCGTGTTCTCAAACGGCTTGACCCTAAAGCCGTCACGGTCTTTATCGGGCCGTGTATCGCCAAAAAGGTGGAAGCGCGGGAAAAAGACCTTCAGGGTATTGTCGACTTTGTGCTGACATTTGAAGAGATGAAGGACCTGTTTGACGCATTTGAAATCGACATGGCGCATCTGACGGCGGAGCCTGAAGAGCAGTCGTCCCGTGCCGGGCGGATTTACGGCAGGACAGGCGGCGTCAGCGAGGCCGTCTCCGAGACGGTCAGGCGGCTGCGGCCGGGGCGGCACATTGTGGTTAAAGCCGTTCAGGCAGACGGTACAGCGGCTTGCCGAAAGCTTTTGGATGACTTGAAAAACGATGCCGTGACAGCGAATTACCTTGAGGGTATGGGCTGTGACGGCGGCTGCGTTGGAGGGCCGAAGGTTCTGATTGAAAAAGATTATGGCAGGCGTTTTGTCAATGATTATGGCGACGAGGCGTCATTTGCGACGCCGCTGGAGAATCCGGCAGTCTTGAGCCTTTTAAAAAGCCTCGGATTTGAAACGGCGGAAAGCCTCATTGAGGATGAAGATATTTTCGTTCGGCAATTCTAA
- a CDS encoding cyanophycinase, whose amino-acid sequence MIGGAEDKKNGSIILRQAAELIVDTERLIVLTTATEKPEEAGRNYLEVFHELGIKNVQIMNIATREEAADEASCTQLHKAKGLFMTGGDQLRLTSILGGTKFGAGIKNLYASGGVVMGTSAGASVMSSTMIVNGDDHEPAKKCTLKMAPGLGLLDGVIIDQHFDQRGRFGRLMCGIAENPAVLGIGIDEDTSIKLYPDMHFEVVGSNAVTILDGRSILSSNVSELQQNEILAIVGVTVDILPQGYGFDLTNRKVMRF is encoded by the coding sequence ATGATCGGCGGCGCCGAGGATAAAAAAAACGGCAGCATCATTTTGCGCCAGGCAGCCGAACTCATTGTGGACACGGAGCGCCTAATTGTGCTGACGACGGCAACGGAAAAGCCGGAAGAGGCCGGACGCAATTACTTGGAGGTTTTTCACGAGCTGGGCATTAAGAACGTTCAAATCATGAACATCGCAACGCGCGAAGAGGCGGCCGACGAGGCATCTTGCACACAGCTTCACAAGGCAAAAGGCCTCTTTATGACGGGCGGCGACCAGCTGCGCCTGACGAGCATTCTGGGCGGCACAAAATTCGGTGCCGGCATTAAAAATCTCTATGCATCCGGCGGCGTCGTCATGGGGACGAGCGCGGGCGCGTCTGTCATGAGTTCAACCATGATCGTCAACGGCGACGATCATGAGCCGGCAAAAAAATGCACGCTGAAAATGGCGCCCGGTCTTGGACTCCTAGACGGCGTCATCATCGACCAGCACTTTGACCAGCGCGGGCGTTTCGGGCGGCTGATGTGCGGGATTGCGGAAAATCCCGCTGTTCTCGGCATCGGTATTGATGAGGACACGTCCATTAAGCTTTACCCAGACATGCACTTTGAGGTTGTCGGATCAAATGCCGTGACAATTCTCGATGGGCGGTCTATTCTGAGCTCCAACGTCTCTGAGCTTCAGCAAAACGAGATTCTGGCAATTGTCGGGGTCACCGTCGACATTCTGCCGCAGGGCTATGGCTTTGATCTCACAAATAGAAAGGTTATGCGATTTTAA
- a CDS encoding beta-aspartyl-peptidase: MLTMLRNISCYTPKPVGKKDILIAGDKIFKITMPGVLEDNIHLAHTIDADGLYAFPGLIDMHAHITGGGGETGFDSHVGELMAEDIIAAGITTLVGLLGADGVTRSMEALFAKAKALEAAGLTTYIYSGSYALPPVTLTGSLVKDMVFIDTVIGGGEIAVSDHRSSCPSTEDLIKIAAQLHLGGLLAGKAGVMHLHVGDGKKGLGAVTDILENSDLPITMFIPTHVNRNRKLFSEAVGFVKSGGLIDLTAGERDGIPVAEAVSILLAEAADLSRVSVSSDAGGSIPTGGVTEVGAFYRDFKEIIQQSILMPGEAVRLFSTNAAAVLKLHPRKGNLREGGDADILITDDEQRLRMLFGKGKLLFSRP, encoded by the coding sequence TTGCTGACGATGCTTCGGAACATATCCTGCTATACACCAAAGCCCGTTGGGAAAAAAGACATTTTAATAGCAGGCGATAAAATTTTTAAAATAACGATGCCTGGCGTGCTGGAAGACAATATTCATCTGGCGCACACCATAGATGCCGATGGCTTATATGCGTTCCCCGGGCTCATTGATATGCATGCGCATATCACAGGCGGTGGCGGTGAAACGGGTTTTGATAGCCATGTGGGCGAACTCATGGCTGAAGACATCATTGCCGCGGGTATTACAACGCTCGTCGGCCTTCTGGGGGCGGACGGCGTCACGCGCAGCATGGAGGCTTTGTTTGCCAAGGCAAAGGCGCTGGAAGCGGCAGGGTTGACAACATATATCTATTCCGGGAGCTATGCGCTTCCGCCGGTGACGCTGACGGGGAGCCTCGTAAAGGACATGGTGTTCATTGACACCGTTATTGGCGGCGGTGAAATCGCCGTCTCTGACCACCGTTCCTCCTGCCCGAGTACTGAGGACCTGATTAAAATAGCGGCCCAACTGCACCTTGGCGGTCTGCTGGCCGGAAAGGCCGGTGTGATGCATCTGCATGTTGGCGACGGTAAAAAAGGGCTGGGTGCTGTGACGGATATCCTTGAAAATTCCGACCTGCCGATAACGATGTTTATTCCCACCCACGTCAACAGAAACCGGAAGCTTTTTAGCGAAGCCGTCGGATTCGTCAAATCGGGCGGACTGATTGACCTGACGGCAGGCGAGCGGGACGGCATCCCCGTCGCGGAGGCGGTGAGCATCCTTCTTGCCGAAGCCGCCGACCTCTCCCGCGTGTCGGTTAGCTCCGACGCCGGGGGCAGCATACCAACAGGCGGGGTGACGGAAGTGGGGGCATTTTATCGTGACTTTAAGGAAATAATACAGCAGTCGATTTTAATGCCGGGAGAAGCCGTCCGCCTCTTTTCAACAAACGCGGCGGCTGTTTTGAAATTACACCCCCGCAAGGGGAACCTTCGGGAGGGCGGTGATGCCGACATCCTGATAACAGACGACGAGCAGCGTTTGAGAATGCTTTTTGGCAAAGGAAAGCTTCTCTTCAGCAGGCCGTGA